The proteins below come from a single Kitasatospora sp. NBC_00315 genomic window:
- a CDS encoding pyridoxal-phosphate dependent enzyme has protein sequence MKSTRTRSTRLLAPSGVPEGMPAPEEAARALRGHVLRTPMRRLHWLERIVGVPVWAKLELQQHTGSFKYRGAYLAVSRLDPKVPVVAASAGNHGLAVAEVARRLGRVSNIVIPANASRLKREHIIDTGAGLIEYGSSLEEAIGHAQALAAAEGHHFLSPYNDLAVIAGNSTIALEALDEVPSAAFVVPMGGGGLISGIALGAASRGADSSVFGCEPARYPSVSRSSHAGHAVRVVPQPTLADGLAVNLDPGSVTVGLVREHVEGIVLLSEEELAAATYSLLVRESLLVEPAGAASVVACLRLAEAGRLNGPVVLPLCGGNVHHTTMAQIQQYPYRDEGLMRLLDLVGRRVQDIQVSRRRLPDNASGPGPGAGPGTGSAHELIIGQLRTCIADLGECAREVSDFDEYRSTRGLVVPDDIISALKAQITLAEAQLTSVVAAADPCCGTESSAEQVSSLEAELRWGMNTVAHVRGSLEWCSAAYDQSRSAQFFGIGAQDNPTVNYERYENNRVRQIENQLLQVLGLPADTFAATLTSSGMAAYSLIESYLIRDRLAAGSTVLTAPYIYFEASEQLLSLPHLRFVRAADYSTRALLDAAREHRPELILLDPVANTPDQRMTDVGAVLAALRTMDLGHPVTVVVDGTVVSGAVPGDWLVSDDRVQVIYYESCSKYLQLGLDATMAGLVIHPVALRARLDRLRRNTGTILYRHSTSLFPSYDRETFLKRMHRISSNALSVAEHLTSNAIVSRTVRVTYPGHPGHPDHEVARSIGHAGGCVTFQFVAEGDNNRSQLEAFIDDVLHRAREADLHLTKGVSFGFSTPRISAASSMAENEPPFLRLYVGDRGEYATDLMAKVLAEAFACRGSHGPEGPR, from the coding sequence ATGAAGAGCACACGGACACGTTCCACCCGGCTGCTCGCACCGTCCGGCGTACCGGAGGGCATGCCCGCTCCGGAGGAGGCGGCGCGGGCGCTGCGCGGGCACGTCCTGCGGACCCCGATGCGCAGGCTCCACTGGCTGGAGCGGATCGTGGGCGTGCCCGTCTGGGCCAAACTGGAACTCCAGCAGCACACCGGCTCCTTCAAGTACCGCGGCGCGTACCTGGCGGTCAGCCGGCTGGACCCGAAGGTGCCGGTCGTCGCCGCGTCCGCGGGCAATCACGGCCTCGCCGTCGCCGAGGTGGCCAGGCGGCTGGGCCGGGTCAGCAACATCGTCATCCCGGCCAACGCGAGCCGCCTCAAGCGCGAGCACATCATCGACACCGGCGCGGGGCTGATCGAGTACGGAAGCTCCCTGGAGGAGGCGATCGGCCACGCGCAGGCCCTCGCCGCCGCGGAGGGGCACCACTTCCTCTCCCCCTACAACGATCTCGCGGTGATCGCCGGGAACTCCACCATCGCCCTGGAGGCCCTCGACGAGGTGCCGTCGGCGGCATTCGTCGTTCCGATGGGCGGCGGCGGGCTGATCTCGGGCATCGCGCTGGGAGCGGCCTCCCGCGGAGCGGACAGCTCGGTCTTCGGGTGCGAACCGGCCCGGTACCCGTCCGTGTCCAGGAGCAGTCACGCGGGTCACGCGGTCCGCGTGGTTCCGCAGCCGACCCTCGCGGACGGCCTCGCGGTCAACCTCGACCCCGGCTCCGTCACCGTCGGTCTGGTCCGGGAGCACGTCGAGGGCATCGTCCTGCTCTCGGAGGAGGAACTCGCCGCGGCCACCTACTCGTTGCTGGTCAGGGAGAGCCTGCTGGTGGAGCCGGCCGGCGCCGCGTCCGTCGTCGCCTGCCTGCGGCTCGCCGAGGCGGGCCGGCTGAACGGTCCGGTCGTGCTGCCCCTGTGCGGCGGGAACGTCCACCACACCACCATGGCGCAGATCCAGCAGTACCCCTACCGGGACGAGGGGTTGATGCGCCTGCTCGATCTCGTCGGCAGGCGGGTCCAGGACATCCAGGTGTCCCGTCGGCGCCTGCCGGATAACGCCTCCGGGCCCGGGCCCGGCGCGGGACCGGGCACCGGTTCGGCACACGAGTTGATTATCGGCCAACTGCGGACCTGCATAGCCGACCTGGGCGAGTGCGCACGCGAGGTGTCGGATTTCGACGAGTACCGGTCCACCCGCGGGCTGGTCGTGCCGGACGACATCATCAGCGCCCTGAAGGCCCAGATCACCCTTGCCGAGGCACAGTTGACCTCGGTGGTGGCCGCGGCCGACCCGTGCTGCGGCACCGAGTCCTCCGCGGAGCAGGTGTCCTCGCTGGAGGCCGAACTGCGCTGGGGCATGAACACCGTGGCGCACGTACGCGGCAGCCTCGAATGGTGCTCAGCCGCGTACGACCAGTCGCGCAGCGCGCAGTTCTTCGGGATCGGGGCCCAGGACAACCCGACGGTCAACTACGAGCGGTACGAGAACAACCGGGTCAGGCAGATCGAGAACCAGCTGCTCCAGGTGCTCGGCCTGCCGGCCGACACCTTCGCCGCCACGCTGACCTCCTCCGGGATGGCCGCCTACTCGCTCATCGAGTCCTATCTCATCCGTGACCGGCTGGCGGCGGGATCGACGGTCCTGACCGCCCCCTACATCTACTTCGAGGCGTCGGAGCAGTTGCTCTCGCTCCCCCACCTGCGCTTCGTGCGGGCCGCCGACTACTCCACCCGGGCGCTTCTGGACGCCGCCCGGGAGCACCGGCCCGAACTGATCCTGCTCGATCCGGTGGCGAACACCCCGGACCAGCGGATGACCGACGTCGGCGCCGTCCTCGCCGCGCTCCGCACCATGGACCTGGGGCATCCGGTCACGGTCGTCGTGGACGGGACCGTGGTCTCGGGCGCGGTGCCGGGCGACTGGCTGGTGAGCGACGACCGGGTGCAGGTGATCTACTACGAGAGCTGTTCGAAGTACCTGCAGCTCGGACTGGACGCCACCATGGCCGGCCTGGTGATCCACCCGGTCGCGCTCAGGGCGCGGCTGGACCGGCTCCGGCGCAACACGGGCACCATCCTCTACCGGCACAGCACCAGCCTGTTCCCGAGCTACGACCGGGAGACGTTCCTCAAGCGGATGCACCGGATCTCCTCCAACGCCCTGTCCGTGGCGGAGCATCTGACGTCCAACGCGATCGTCTCCCGGACCGTGCGGGTCACCTATCCCGGGCACCCCGGCCATCCCGACCACGAGGTCGCGCGCTCGATCGGCCACGCCGGCGGCTGCGTGACGTTCCAGTTCGTCGCGGAGGGGGACAACAACCGCAGCCAGCTCGAAGCGTTCATCGACGATGTGCTGCACCGTGCACGGGAGGCGGACCTGCACCTGACCAAGGGAGTGAGTTTCGGGTTCTCCACACCACGGATCTCCGCCGCCTCCAGCATGGCCGAGAACGAGCCGCCGTTCCTGCGCCTCTACGTCGGGGACCGCGGCGAGTACGCGACCGATCTCATGGCCAAGGTCCTGGCCGAGGCCTTCGCCTGCCGCGGGTCCCACGGGCCGGAGGGGCCGCGATGA
- a CDS encoding glycoside hydrolase family 3 protein, which yields MTSLPDSLVNACLMPAYVAGSPPDWVRRALDDGLAGIAVFGRTVRLADGLIAERITNPLRAMRQDLLIGLDEEGGDVTRLGYDHGSAYPGNHALGSVDDPVLTRSVAGAMARDLRSHQVNLDFAPCLDLLPDERSPVIGLRSFGTDPHRVAAHGVQFLRGLQDAGVAAAVKHFPGHGSARTDSHHDLPVVAHSARTLRERDLVPFRAAVDAGVKAVMTAHVRYPALDSLPATLSPRIIGGLLREEMGFRGVVVSDGIDMSALRDRWGTARAAVLAWVAGVDLVAIGGRDGEQPCVEIRAAVRQAVADGELPLSRLEEAAERVNGLRAWTAAQPVPGGHGGHAGVGLRAARLALRSRGDCRLAGPPYVVELHGAPSSAVGAARWGLAPVLARLDFLAGHEIRRPDEAAAEVPAGASPLVLVVRDAFRDPWQLRCVAAFLDRRPDTTLVAMGLPEDLRLTGGGALATSGAALVNAIAAAEALSGRAWPQDTPSPGTVPEQAAGVPSRKDDLRT from the coding sequence ATGACCTCCCTCCCCGACAGCCTCGTCAACGCCTGCCTCATGCCTGCCTACGTGGCGGGCTCCCCACCGGACTGGGTCCGCCGGGCGCTGGACGACGGACTGGCCGGTATCGCGGTCTTCGGGCGCACCGTCCGCCTCGCCGACGGGCTGATCGCCGAACGCATCACCAACCCGCTCCGGGCCATGCGGCAGGACCTGCTGATCGGCCTCGACGAGGAGGGCGGCGATGTCACCCGGCTCGGCTACGACCACGGCAGCGCCTACCCCGGGAACCACGCGCTGGGCTCGGTCGACGACCCCGTGCTGACCAGGTCCGTCGCCGGGGCCATGGCCCGTGATCTGCGCTCGCACCAGGTGAACCTCGATTTCGCGCCCTGTCTGGACCTGCTCCCGGACGAGCGCAGCCCGGTCATCGGGCTGCGCTCGTTCGGCACCGACCCACACCGGGTGGCGGCGCACGGTGTGCAGTTCCTGCGCGGTCTGCAGGACGCCGGCGTCGCGGCGGCGGTCAAGCACTTCCCCGGTCACGGATCGGCGCGGACCGACTCCCACCACGACCTTCCCGTCGTTGCGCACAGTGCCCGGACACTGCGCGAACGCGACCTGGTTCCGTTCCGTGCCGCGGTCGACGCCGGGGTGAAGGCCGTGATGACCGCGCATGTGCGCTATCCCGCACTCGACTCGCTGCCCGCCACCCTCAGTCCCCGGATCATCGGAGGACTGCTGCGCGAGGAGATGGGGTTCCGGGGCGTGGTGGTCAGCGACGGCATCGACATGAGCGCGCTGCGCGACCGCTGGGGCACCGCGCGGGCCGCCGTACTGGCGTGGGTCGCCGGAGTCGACCTGGTCGCCATCGGCGGACGGGACGGCGAGCAGCCGTGCGTGGAGATCCGCGCCGCGGTCCGACAGGCGGTCGCGGACGGAGAACTCCCCCTGAGCAGACTGGAGGAGGCGGCCGAGCGGGTGAACGGGCTGCGGGCGTGGACCGCCGCACAGCCGGTCCCGGGCGGTCACGGCGGCCACGCCGGGGTCGGGCTCCGCGCGGCCCGGCTCGCGCTCCGCTCCCGGGGGGACTGCCGGCTCGCCGGACCGCCGTACGTCGTCGAGCTGCACGGCGCGCCCTCGTCGGCCGTCGGCGCCGCCCGGTGGGGCCTGGCCCCCGTGCTCGCCCGGCTGGACTTCCTCGCGGGCCATGAGATCCGGCGCCCGGATGAGGCCGCGGCGGAGGTACCCGCGGGGGCCTCACCGCTGGTGCTCGTCGTGCGCGACGCCTTCCGCGATCCGTGGCAGCTCCGCTGCGTCGCGGCCTTCCTCGACCGGAGGCCCGACACCACGCTGGTGGCGATGGGCCTGCCCGAGGACCTGCGGCTGACCGGAGGCGGCGCGCTGGCCACCTCCGGCGCCGCCCTGGTCAACGCCATCGCGGCCGCCGAGGCACTGTCCGGCCGTGCCTGGCCGCAGGACACACCATCACCAGGAACGGTGCCGGAGCAGGCGGCCGGGGTTCCGAGCAGGAAGGACGACCTCCGTACATGA
- a CDS encoding glycosyltransferase: protein MRVLFTTLPGYGHAYPMIPIATALRDSGHDVLFCCAPGFGRVIGQHGFATRPSGIDYRVGQEAGLVPSWRAARAAGDRSYPYTGKVLVEFASAAMLPDVLRTAESWRPDLIVRDAVEFSGCVVGEALGIPHATGRDNRFLSPEIWRAEAGAELDALRAAVGLPPDPGCAMLYRRLGLVSMPPSFVSAVGPDAAPDAREFNVHVSPTMRFVQPRVTCDPAPALPDHLVNGDRPLVFVSLGTIIRDDDLLDRIGATARTLGVNILIAVGPQSEGANTPRPQVTFMARVPVEEALRRSAVVITTGASGLTVMALSLGKPVLTVPLAADQPINALRCEALGAGVRVSPQAPTAEFAEALGRLLHDPAAAAAARAIEAECRALPTPDQAVGLLADLVAQGGTGI, encoded by the coding sequence GTGCGTGTTCTCTTCACCACCCTGCCCGGATACGGCCACGCCTACCCGATGATCCCCATCGCCACCGCTCTCCGGGACAGCGGCCACGACGTGCTGTTCTGCTGCGCCCCCGGGTTCGGCCGGGTGATCGGGCAGCACGGCTTCGCCACCCGGCCCTCCGGGATCGACTACCGCGTCGGGCAGGAGGCCGGTCTCGTTCCGTCCTGGCGTGCGGCCCGGGCGGCCGGGGACCGCAGTTATCCCTACACCGGCAAGGTGCTCGTGGAGTTCGCCTCCGCCGCGATGCTGCCCGATGTGCTGCGAACCGCCGAGTCGTGGCGACCCGACCTGATCGTGCGCGACGCCGTGGAGTTCTCCGGCTGCGTCGTGGGCGAGGCACTGGGCATCCCGCACGCCACCGGCCGGGACAACAGGTTCCTGTCGCCGGAGATCTGGCGGGCGGAGGCCGGAGCCGAACTCGACGCCCTGCGTGCCGCCGTCGGACTGCCGCCGGACCCAGGGTGCGCCATGCTCTACCGGCGTCTGGGGCTGGTGTCGATGCCGCCCTCGTTCGTGTCCGCCGTGGGCCCCGACGCGGCTCCTGACGCCCGCGAGTTCAACGTCCATGTGAGCCCGACGATGAGGTTCGTCCAGCCGCGGGTGACGTGCGACCCGGCGCCCGCGCTGCCGGACCACCTCGTGAACGGCGACCGGCCGCTCGTCTTCGTCAGTCTCGGCACCATCATCCGGGACGACGACCTGCTGGACCGGATCGGTGCCACGGCGCGGACGCTGGGAGTGAACATCCTCATCGCGGTGGGTCCGCAGTCCGAGGGCGCGAACACCCCCCGCCCCCAGGTGACCTTCATGGCCAGGGTCCCGGTCGAGGAGGCCCTGCGGCGCAGCGCGGTGGTCATCACCACGGGGGCCAGCGGGCTGACGGTCATGGCCCTGTCGCTGGGCAAACCGGTCCTCACCGTCCCTCTCGCCGCCGACCAGCCGATCAACGCACTGCGTTGTGAGGCACTGGGCGCGGGAGTCCGGGTCTCCCCGCAGGCCCCGACCGCGGAGTTCGCCGAGGCGCTGGGGCGGCTGCTGCACGACCCCGCCGCGGCCGCGGCGGCCCGCGCGATCGAGGCCGAGTGCCGGGCCCTGCCGACGCCCGACCAGGCCGTCGGGCTGCTGGCCGACCTGGTGGCGCAGGGCGGCACCGGGATCTGA
- a CDS encoding cytochrome P450, whose product MSASDSLSPSQLFSLLFATDPPPGDPYPLYEALRAEGEPVRVDAGLWVATGYDMCELVLRDQRFANDMDAVGLKKGGPRWRGHSALRMLESMMLMANPPRHGRLRRALQGRFTSSRAVSSGATVVRGIADGLVADLASRGRSDFVTDFADLLPTEVISRFIGIPRSDRRHFRQQILAFNLVFERGTDSRQLRAADRATDEITGYLDELLAERRTGDGDDLLTHIARASADGSLPEEEAVPLVFQIYNASYQTVSSLLGNGLAVLMEHPEQFAALRERRVPLSAAVTEVLRHDPPVQSTGRHATTPLTLGREKVEEGDMVVALIGAANRDPDRYRLPQSFRADRVGPQPLSFGQGIHYCLGAPLALAQMEAAFSALLTLRTIEPAGPGERRPSANMRGYSRLPVEVRA is encoded by the coding sequence ATGAGTGCCTCCGACAGTCTCAGCCCGTCGCAGCTGTTCTCCCTCCTCTTCGCGACGGACCCGCCGCCCGGTGATCCCTATCCGCTGTACGAAGCCCTGCGCGCCGAGGGCGAGCCGGTACGGGTGGACGCCGGCCTCTGGGTGGCGACCGGCTACGACATGTGCGAACTCGTCCTGCGGGACCAGCGGTTCGCGAACGACATGGACGCGGTCGGGCTGAAGAAGGGAGGGCCTCGGTGGCGTGGGCACAGCGCGCTGCGGATGCTGGAGTCGATGATGCTGATGGCCAATCCCCCGCGACACGGCCGGCTGCGCAGGGCTCTCCAAGGACGGTTCACGTCCTCCAGGGCCGTCTCCAGCGGCGCCACGGTGGTCCGGGGCATCGCTGACGGCCTGGTCGCGGACCTGGCCTCCCGGGGCCGTTCGGACTTCGTCACCGACTTCGCGGACCTGCTTCCGACCGAGGTGATCAGCCGGTTCATCGGCATACCCCGGTCCGATCGCCGTCACTTCCGGCAGCAGATCCTCGCCTTCAACCTGGTCTTCGAGCGCGGGACGGACTCCCGGCAGCTCCGCGCCGCGGACCGTGCGACGGACGAGATCACGGGTTACCTCGACGAGTTGCTCGCCGAGCGGCGGACCGGGGACGGGGACGACCTGCTCACCCACATCGCGCGGGCCTCGGCCGACGGATCGCTGCCGGAGGAGGAGGCCGTGCCGCTGGTCTTCCAGATCTACAACGCGAGCTATCAGACCGTCAGCAGCCTCCTCGGAAACGGTCTCGCGGTGCTGATGGAGCACCCCGAGCAGTTCGCCGCACTGCGGGAGCGGCGGGTCCCGTTGTCGGCAGCCGTGACGGAGGTGCTGCGCCACGACCCGCCCGTCCAGAGCACCGGGAGGCATGCGACCACGCCGTTGACCCTGGGCCGGGAGAAGGTCGAGGAGGGCGACATGGTGGTGGCGCTCATCGGCGCGGCCAATCGGGACCCGGACCGCTACCGCCTGCCGCAGTCCTTCCGGGCCGACCGGGTGGGACCGCAGCCCCTCTCCTTCGGCCAGGGCATCCACTACTGCCTCGGCGCACCACTCGCCCTGGCCCAGATGGAAGCCGCCTTCTCCGCCCTGCTGACCCTGCGGACGATCGAGCCGGCCGGTCCGGGCGAGCGGCGCCCGAGCGCCAACATGCGCGGCTACTCCCGTCTGCCCGTCGAAGTGAGGGCGTAG
- a CDS encoding SDR family NAD(P)-dependent oxidoreductase: MRVLVTGAAGFIGRHAVRRLRRDGHEVLALVHRSALPYRHHGATVLRADLSDQEQAEAVVAQAGPLDGVVHLAGLSDVRESFRHASRYSEVNLGGTVNLVAALARRHGPEGSSVRFVLASSCAVYGDQAVQPIPESATTVPTNPYGATKLAAEQVVARAAAAGALGAVTLRLFNATGTLDTNQVRLVPAALAVAAGARPYLEINGDGTAQRGYLHVEDLVEACARALGVCEAGRHVVLNIGNDTPLSVVDVVTAVRRVTGRPLQVRHLPAQSEPTDILADISMARDVLAWRPTRSGIDRIVADCWPAWQPPAQSPRAEPSR; this comes from the coding sequence ATGCGCGTACTCGTCACCGGCGCGGCCGGCTTCATAGGCCGCCACGCCGTGCGGCGGCTCCGCCGCGACGGCCACGAGGTGCTGGCGCTGGTGCACCGCAGCGCGCTGCCGTACCGCCACCACGGGGCGACCGTCCTGCGGGCGGACCTGTCCGACCAGGAGCAGGCCGAGGCGGTGGTGGCCCAGGCCGGTCCGCTGGACGGGGTCGTCCACCTGGCGGGCCTCAGCGATGTTCGCGAGAGCTTCCGGCACGCGTCGCGCTACAGCGAGGTGAACCTGGGCGGAACCGTCAACCTGGTGGCGGCGCTGGCACGACGGCACGGGCCGGAGGGCAGTTCGGTTCGTTTCGTCCTCGCCTCGTCCTGCGCCGTGTACGGCGACCAGGCGGTCCAGCCCATCCCGGAGAGCGCGACGACCGTTCCGACGAACCCCTACGGCGCCACCAAACTGGCCGCGGAGCAGGTCGTGGCCCGTGCCGCGGCCGCGGGCGCACTCGGCGCGGTGACCCTGCGGCTGTTCAACGCCACCGGCACCCTGGACACCAACCAGGTGCGGCTGGTCCCCGCCGCCCTGGCCGTCGCCGCCGGGGCCCGGCCGTATCTGGAGATCAACGGGGACGGCACGGCGCAGCGCGGCTACCTGCACGTCGAGGACCTGGTGGAGGCGTGCGCCCGGGCGCTGGGCGTCTGCGAGGCCGGCCGCCACGTCGTGCTGAACATCGGCAACGACACGCCGCTGTCGGTCGTCGACGTCGTGACCGCGGTGCGCCGCGTGACCGGGCGGCCGCTGCAGGTCCGGCACCTGCCCGCGCAGTCCGAACCGACCGACATCCTGGCGGACATCTCGATGGCCCGCGACGTCCTCGCCTGGCGGCCCACCCGGTCCGGCATCGACCGCATCGTCGCGGACTGCTGGCCCGCCTGGCAGCCGCCGGCGCAGTCCCCCCGGGCGGAGCCCTCCCGATGA
- a CDS encoding polysaccharide biosynthesis protein yields the protein MPDDACVLVTGGTGSFGQAVVERLLAGDCAEIRVFSRDEAKQDFMRRRIRDARVRYIIGDVRDFSAVRRAGRGADVVLHAAGLKQVPACEDAPLEAVRTNVLGSSNVLDAAESNGVRSVVALSTGKAVHPASAMGMSKALMEKLTQAYARTAGAGSPTVSCVRYGNVMCSRGSVIPLFLEQILRGEQITLTEPRMTRFLMSLEDSVDLVLWAVRHARPGDVVIGKAAACTMGDLAGALLRLFDRPDSVRVVGARPGESLHEELVGAQEMARVEDLGDYFRLPLDAPVRADGAEPYDSSTTRQLSLAELEAVLAGLPEVKEALSTAGRSPAGS from the coding sequence GTGCCAGACGACGCCTGTGTACTGGTGACGGGGGGGACCGGCTCGTTCGGCCAGGCGGTGGTCGAGCGGCTGCTGGCCGGCGACTGCGCCGAGATCCGGGTGTTCAGCCGGGACGAGGCCAAGCAGGACTTCATGCGCCGGCGGATCCGGGATGCCCGGGTCCGCTACATCATCGGTGACGTACGTGACTTCTCCGCCGTCCGCAGGGCCGGCCGGGGCGCCGACGTCGTGCTGCACGCGGCCGGCCTGAAGCAGGTTCCGGCCTGCGAGGACGCTCCGCTGGAAGCGGTGCGGACCAATGTCCTGGGCAGTTCGAACGTGCTGGATGCAGCCGAGTCGAACGGTGTGCGGTCCGTGGTGGCACTCAGCACCGGCAAGGCGGTGCATCCGGCCAGTGCCATGGGGATGTCCAAGGCCCTCATGGAGAAGCTGACCCAGGCGTACGCCCGCACCGCGGGAGCGGGCTCGCCGACGGTCTCCTGCGTCCGCTACGGAAACGTGATGTGTTCGCGCGGATCGGTCATCCCGCTCTTCCTGGAGCAGATCCTCCGCGGTGAGCAGATCACCCTCACCGAGCCGCGCATGACACGGTTCCTCATGTCGCTGGAGGACTCCGTCGACCTCGTCCTGTGGGCGGTGCGACACGCGCGCCCGGGCGATGTCGTCATCGGCAAGGCGGCCGCCTGCACCATGGGGGACCTGGCCGGTGCGCTGCTTCGGCTGTTCGACCGCCCGGACAGCGTTCGCGTCGTCGGGGCCCGCCCGGGCGAGAGCCTGCACGAGGAACTGGTCGGCGCACAGGAGATGGCCCGGGTCGAGGACCTGGGGGACTACTTCCGGTTGCCCCTCGACGCCCCCGTGCGAGCGGACGGCGCAGAGCCGTACGACTCCTCGACGACCCGGCAGCTGAGCCTGGCGGAGCTGGAGGCCGTCCTGGCCGGGCTGCCGGAGGTCAAGGAAGCGTTGAGCACGGCCGGGCGCTCCCCGGCCGGCAGCTGA
- a CDS encoding isoprenylcysteine carboxylmethyltransferase family protein: MSRSSAFARGGGGRRVARLLATRAVPVLALSAGVRRLRRPDVVLPLLGLTAWTVAEALSEDLPANDGARASTQDQGTRHLVLGAHLASWWLPCAELLVRRRRPPVSAKRLGVALGLLSAGAALRVTAVRALGDSFTAHVQVGTGHTLCRKGPYKVVRHPSYLGLMLLNTAPAVAVGGPAALLAGALTAYANSRRVAVEERALTEKLGDVYTDYADEVPRWIPAAVRPTTHGCRPTAGGEG; the protein is encoded by the coding sequence ATGAGCAGGTCCTCCGCCTTCGCGCGCGGCGGCGGCGGCCGCCGGGTCGCGCGGCTGCTGGCCACGCGTGCCGTCCCCGTGCTCGCGCTGTCGGCGGGCGTGCGCAGGCTGCGGCGTCCGGACGTCGTGCTTCCGCTGCTGGGGCTCACCGCCTGGACGGTCGCGGAGGCGCTGAGCGAGGACCTGCCGGCCAACGACGGGGCCCGGGCCAGTACACAGGACCAGGGGACCCGCCATCTCGTCCTCGGCGCACACCTGGCGTCCTGGTGGCTGCCGTGCGCCGAGCTCCTGGTCCGACGCCGCCGACCCCCCGTTTCCGCCAAGCGGCTCGGGGTCGCCCTGGGCCTGCTCTCCGCGGGCGCCGCGCTGCGGGTCACGGCGGTGCGCGCGCTCGGGGACTCCTTCACCGCCCACGTGCAGGTAGGCACCGGCCACACGCTGTGCCGCAAGGGGCCGTACAAGGTGGTCCGCCACCCGTCGTACCTCGGCCTGATGCTGCTGAACACCGCTCCGGCGGTGGCCGTCGGCGGTCCCGCCGCCCTGCTGGCCGGGGCCCTCACCGCCTACGCCAACTCCCGGCGGGTGGCGGTGGAGGAGCGGGCCCTGACCGAGAAGCTCGGCGACGTCTACACCGACTACGCCGACGAGGTGCCGCGCTGGATACCCGCGGCCGTCCGACCGACCACCCACGGCTGTCGCCCCACGGCAGGAGGAGAGGGATGA